The nucleotide window CGTCTTTCTTTCAAGTACTCTCTTAGCCTGCGATAGAGGAAGCGGCAGCCTCTCGGTTCTTAACTCGCGATAGTGCAGCTCAGGCGTTTTAACCCGTCACTGTGATTTTACGAAGCTGTGATTTTACGAAGCGAGCTTCTAGCCGTTCACGTACGTCAAATAGTGGTCATATCTTGGATTTCTGCCAGAGACGATATCCAGATACTGGTTTTTTAGCATACCCGTTATTTCTCCCACTTCACCACTACCGATGGTCTTGTCATCGATCGAGCGTATTGGAGTTACCTCAGCAGCCGTACCCGTATAAAAAGCCTCATCCGCCTCAAGCGCCTCTTGAATTGGAATTACGCGCTCTGTGACTGGTAGCCCTTCGGCTTTTGCAAGTTCCATAATGGTTGCTCTCGTAATGCCTTGAAGAATTGTTCCAGCTGGAGGAGTAATAAGCCCGCCATCCTTCACAATAAAGAAGTTCTCTCCAGGACCCTCTGCAATCTGCTCGTGCTCATCAAGAAAAAGAGCCTCGTGATAATGCGTTCCAATAAGCTCCCGCACTGCAAGAATACTGTTTACGTAGTGACCACATATTTTTGCATCAGCAACGGTAGAGCGAGGATGTATTCGGATAAAAGAGCTCACCTTAAGATCAACCATCTCATGAGGAAGATACGCTCCCCAAGGCCAGCATGCGATCATGAGCTGGGCAGGCGCTCCAGTTGGATTTAATCCCATTTTGCCATAGCCATAGAAGGCCAGCGGTCGAATATAACAATGCTCAACTTCATTCCGTCTTATGAGCTCAATGGTCGCGTTATTGATCTCTTCCTGAGTAAAAGGCAGTTCTAGCCCAATGACACCCGTAGAATAAAAGAGCCGCTCGGTATGCTCTCCGAGCCTAAATATTGCAGGGCCTCTGTCCGTCTTATACGCCCTCTCTCCCTCAAAGGCACCTGCCCCATAGTGGAGCGTGTGGGTGAGAACATGAACCTGCGCTTGCTCCCAGGCGATGAATTCTCCGTCCATCCAGATATATTTCGTTGGTTCCATCCCAGTCCTCCTACTCAATTGCTTCCTCATTCGGGCGTACAACACTCTAATCGATACCTCGGAGCGTGTAAATCACCGACTGAAAGGAGGAGAGAGGGGGGGGGGATAGGAGGGATTAGAGCCGAAAATGACACTCAATATATGCATAATTCACTGCATCAATCAGTGCCCGTAATGCGGCAATCTCAATATCCCTATCAGATCCAATCCCAATGAATTCAACTCCAGTTGAATTAACAATAATAATTCTTGAGATGCTTTGAGCAGAGATATCTTTTCCCTCCGATTGGCTTTGATGACTCAGGATCGAATAACCAGGAAGATGCTCATCAATGGCCTCTTTCAAAACTGCTAACACAGAGTCCTGACCATTACTCGAGTATTCAAAATTTCCATTTTCATTGAAGAATACACCACTCATCTTCAAATTTGCATGACCAGCGGTCTTTGAGTATTCAAAATGCTCTATTTGAATAGGCTTTCTATATTCAAAGTATGCCTTGATCACTTCTGCATCGGTAATGCCCTTTCTGCGCTCTTGATACTGTGACTTGACGTAATCCGATAATGGTTGGCGCTCCTCGTCGTTACACATAAAACCCGCTGTGTGAACAATTGATTGCGCGTGGGTACCACCACTTTGATGATTGAATAATAAGGAAACTTTATTCCCCGTTTCTTCAGGATTGAATGGATGATACGCAGGCACATTCTCAAGATATGCATCAGCCTGCTCTCGAGCAGAGTAACGAGCGGCATTTTCACCGGATATTGGCCAGTGTGGCTGGCGTAGAAGCATATGCTCTGAGACAAAGTTCGATATCTGCTGAATATAACAGAGCTTCGCAGTTGTCCTAAACCTTCTTCTCCCAGATGGCTCAACAAAGTGCTTTAAAGCGACTGCCAGTTGCTCAAGGGGAGCATTTCCAGCCCGTTCACCGATCCCGTTCATACAACCTTGCACCTGGCGTACTGGCCCTTGAAAAACCGCCGCTAGCGTATTCACCAGCGCCAGACCAAAATCATTATGGCAGTGGGTTGACCAAAC belongs to bacterium and includes:
- a CDS encoding branched-chain amino acid transaminase, translating into MEPTKYIWMDGEFIAWEQAQVHVLTHTLHYGAGAFEGERAYKTDRGPAIFRLGEHTERLFYSTGVIGLELPFTQEEINNATIELIRRNEVEHCYIRPLAFYGYGKMGLNPTGAPAQLMIACWPWGAYLPHEMVDLKVSSFIRIHPRSTVADAKICGHYVNSILAVRELIGTHYHEALFLDEHEQIAEGPGENFFIVKDGGLITPPAGTILQGITRATIMELAKAEGLPVTERVIPIQEALEADEAFYTGTAAEVTPIRSIDDKTIGSGEVGEITGMLKNQYLDIVSGRNPRYDHYLTYVNG
- a CDS encoding 2-isopropylmalate synthase, translating into MLLLTDKPSLGFTGSSYSRQLRKAERLSGRYNMQEENISIFDTTLREGQSCPGAGMSLKKNLEYAHLAARFGVNVLEVGFPSASTVDFDTVSVVTKELASSATTPTIAALSPLLQRDIDRTLEALAPAIAHRSARLHLYMPIDLHLLAIATEEPRQSSEQVLKKLDESISRAFKDGIEVQFSPQGYTQSEGNEPFLEELIRTAVGAGASVINCPDTLGVAHPFQEEKYFVHLMNHHAAVIRNEFPDRDIVWSTHCHNDFGLALVNTLAAVFQGPVRQVQGCMNGIGERAGNAPLEQLAVALKHFVEPSGRRRFRTTAKLCYIQQISNFVSEHMLLRQPHWPISGENAARYSAREQADAYLENVPAYHPFNPEETGNKVSLLFNHQSGGTHAQSIVHTAGFMCNDEERQPLSDYVKSQYQERRKGITDAEVIKAYFEYRKPIQIEHFEYSKTAGHANLKMSGVFFNENGNFEYSSNGQDSVLAVLKEAIDEHLPGYSILSHQSQSEGKDISAQSISRIIIVNSTGVEFIGIGSDRDIEIAALRALIDAVNYAYIECHFRL